In Tenebrio molitor chromosome 1, icTenMoli1.1, whole genome shotgun sequence, the sequence ATGTATTGCTACTCGATGGGAAATCGCCGACTCTTCTCCGACTAAGTGGTTCGGTGTGACCGACACGAAGGTCCCGGAGCTAACCCCTGGCTCGGTGCGAACCATCAATTTCACCGGAAAGCGCCTCCATCACGAGCTCATCACCAGACGCACCATCAACACCGCAAAGCAAAAAGCACTTTTCCGTTGTGAAAAGATCACAACTAATCAGGTTTTGATAAATCTTCTTCTGCATATTTTTTGTATCAAGGCAAAAAAGTGTCCGAGTCTGAGATTTCTGACCGAGGCGCAACCGAGGCTAAACaagcgaggacaaaaggcacttttttgccagaggtgcacattatattttttaggcaaccgcacgaactacaaagcaaaagacatcattggaaaattAGTATGTACTTGGAATAcaatacttatttacataatttacggtgatgtcggtttcgttgctaacatactaaacagaccaacagacggcgccacggtcagcgtccgaaaaagtgcgtccgaaaaagagttacttttcgtccgcttgtgagtacctACGTAAAATTACCACTTGTTCATACGTCATTAAGTTTCGAGAAAACGCAGTTTCATAACCGGCCTCCCATCCAAACGTTGACCGCAGTTAGCGCTGCTTGACCCCTCCGATCACCCATAATAATGATTTGTTCTCTTAATCGTGCGCATTTTCGATTTGTCGTTCGTGGCCGTTTGGTAAAGTGGTGGGCTTTGTCTGCGTTGGCGGGAGCCCACCCCGCCGCTCCCGCTCCGGAGCCCGGACTCTCCCGGCGTCGAGTTCGCGTCTAATGACACGGCTCGGAGATAAATATTTCATAAGGTCGATTCATCAATAATGCATCGCATTTGAATAAAGAACTCGTTTTATTGGCAGGGATCCGATTGTGGTCCCTCCTCCGGGCTCGCTCCGGCGAGCTGTTGTCCTGGTAGAGCACCGTCGTCGCCGCCGCGAAGAAAGCGAGTGCAAACGACACTTTTTAAACTAGTCGGAATTTTAGTGATTAATTTTGTATCCGAGACTGGCGCCCGAGGCGTTTCTAATTAGGTTTCAGCGAGCTTGATTTATTCCGAGTATGTTTTCAAATAATCCCTACGAGCAATGTGCGCGCCGGGATGGGATCTTTTGTTGTTAAGAAAATACGCTGCGGGCGCGGCAAACCGCCCCCGGTCGCGGGGTTGTACCCGTGACTTTCAAATATTTCCGAGCGTTTGATTACAGGAATAGTGTCACGGGCAATTTACTGTAATTACGCTGCAGGATTTATTGTGCAGGACCCGATCGCTCCTCCGTCGCCCACTCCTCCACAAACTATATTGCCGTTTTATCCTCGACTGTCGCTCCGACACAAGTAAGTAGCCGCGGAGTTCACAGCTAGTAAATTATATTTGCACAGATCTCTGTGTCGGGAGATTAATGGCATCAGAGGCGGccgtatttttaatatatggtTATGATTCTGGTCGTAAATTTGTCCCGACTAGGATCGGTAATGGTCGATAACATCGGCATTTTTGCCTAATGAATTCTTCTAGCCCGAAAATCTAAGTGTCTCTTTGTCAACACGTCCTTTCTAATAGCTATTGTACGACAAAACACCAGTATCGCGTCCCACCCACGCCGCTGTGCATTTTTACGCGTACAGCAGAGGCCCGCGGACTGCTCCTTGAGGGACGCGCTCCGCTCCTCCGAATTTCtcgaattttttccaaatctcTCACAGAATACGTGCATAATGAGGATCGGTGATCTCATTAGTCTCATTGTGTCGAGCATTTCAATGAGACCGACTCCCGGCCGGCATGTTTGATCGCCCGTCGACCTCTTAAATTTGGAGTATCACGAATTGacgaaaaaaacacaaattggCAAATTATGGCGAATAACTCGCTGATGGAGCGTCATTAGCTcggaaaattttccaaataaatTCGTCCGCTTGACATactttttgtattaattaatgTCTTCGTCCTCTAATTATCAAGCGAATTCATCATTATGTCAGGGCATCGCTGTCCCGATGAAAAACCGAGTGATTAATGACCGAAACACGTGTGGAAGCGTCCGGCAAAATTCGAATTAAACCAACAATAATGCGTATAAATTAAACTAATTGGCGCTGTATCGACTGGACCTAGTGACAGCGATATTGACAAATTGGTTTTGGTTGCGCAAACGGAGAAATTACCAGTTAAacgtttttttcgttaaacAAACTGTTTCTGAGTTCATTGCGGACATTTCCCATTATTGCGGACATCTCCCGTTATTGCGGACATCTCCCATTATTGCGGACATCTCCCGTGCGGACATCTCCCGTGCGGACATCTCCTATTGCGAACACCTCCCGTACGGACATGAGTAGCAAAGCGGGGTGTGTCGTGAGTAGGTTTTTTACAACGATTCGTCGTACAGCCCTGATCTAGCTCCTCGTGACTTCTTCCTATTTAAGGATTTGAAGGAGAGCTACGGGGTCGAAGATGTGCGGATGGCAATGATGGGAGGGAAGTAATAAAGTTGAAACGTGTCAGCAGTTCGTTGAGAGCTCGCCGAAAAAGTCGTcggtaaattacaaaaaaacagtGGTAATTGGTCCGGCGTGCAGCAATGTCTTTTTCCAGGTGAGCTCCTGACATCAGAAGCAAttcggaatggctttggcaCATGTTTACACGTGGCCCGGTTCCAGTGGCAATTTCGTTCCCGTCCAATTAACATGGTCGTGTTTACACTGGCGAGCGGTCTTTGGCCGCCCCCGGCCGCCCGCCGGGCACGTCGTCGTCGCGCGGCTGCCACAATGGCCGAGTCAAAGGTCCCCCAATAACCGAACGTATTGTGTGTGCAGAGACGACGATTTGCAAAATTGCTTCAAGGTTCGCTCTTAAACAAAAGCTTCTTACAAAACAATAGGGGCCGTGTTTCGTCATttggcaaaataaatattagctTTCTGGAGGGAAAGGAAGCGTACTGTGTAATTCGTAATTCTGGAGATCTCCCTCATTTTGGTTTCAATTAGCTTACACAAATATCACGTAACCGGTGGTcgagagagaatgaaaataatgGAAATTGACCAAACTTCTGAaactttgttttattaaataaatactttGTTAATATAATTACAAAAGCGCCACATCTACAACCGTGTACTATTACCAGAAGCAGGAGTTGCCACAAGGAAAAGCACTCGCCGAATCAATACTGgcaacatttgaaaaatacaactgTAGGGAGTCATTATGCTACACCCATCTCTGAAAGTTGTTGCTCTTCTTTATGTCTTTCGTAACAAagatctaaaaaaattataattgcaAAAAATGATATAATTGTCACACTTTGCAGGATTTATGACAGAGCTTTCCTGATTAGCATTTGTATCTCAGCAATTTTAGcaggtggaaataaaaagaAGTGACAGTATCGTAAATTCTTCAGTGATTTATACTACACTTGCGGCATACCAACATAACAGATGCGATTAACTTGAAGTATTTTGACGTATAAAGTTTGCTAATTGCgacattcatttaaatatttccaactacaattgtaaataattggacaactaaaaaaaatcaactggAAGCCCAAGCTCTAACAAGGGTTATTCTTCAACTGTTCTTACGCCGTTAGGTCTCTTATTTGTCTACTGAAAACATGACACGTTCCCAACCTGTTGACTTTTTTACAAACGCCTGAAAGATTAAATCTTCTAGAACTTTTCCAGTTTCAAAAAGTTCCAGGTTTGAagaaattttctattttggcTTTTGCATTCTAAAATATCTTAGCTTTTACTTCTGGTGACTGGTGAGCTTtcagaaataagaaaaatcttGGTAAACAAAGTTAATAAAGGTTAGCAGTGAGAATCTTGAGGGAACTCGAATGATCATATGaataatgatttatttgtcCATGCGTGCATCCCTTTTATAGCCTGGCTGGGGATGGTGCGGCACGCTCCGACGGCGCGCAGCTGATGATGATGGTAGGGGCCCAGCGATTAGATTCTCGCTGGCGACGGTAACGCTTCGAAAGGGTTAGTACGGGGCGCTTTGGTACTACATCCGTGATTGATGCTAcaacgttaattttgcgacaccctgtatttttcgataatttgacaattcagaatagattttttattttctccatTTGGAAGCAGAtactttttttcgaaaatttcttGGTACATCTACTAACAactcaataataataataataataagaggAAGAAGTCTTTTCAGGATAAACGGAGGCATCTCTCTCAAAAGGTatcaaaagaaataataataataattttaatgatcTAAATGCCGCATTTCCAAGCTTGAGTCTCTTGGAAAAGGTAGAGCTAGAGCTGCGTCGAGCCTGTAGCGCAGCGCTGTAATACCTCTTCACATTTCAATTGACCTTTTCACGGCGTACTTAAGTCAACAACCAGTAATTTTATTGTGATAGGTGCTGTCTAGACAACCTTAAATATCaatcatttattaataatcaCGGCGGTTTCTATTGTCAAAAGTGAGCCAGAAGTGAAGCTGCAGCTCAGATCGGAATAATTACtgccaatttaaattaatgaattgcTTTATTTAATTCCAGAAAAAAGACCGACATTCGAAATGACGTGGACAAGGAGCCAAAAGACTTAACCAACCGAACGATGTTTCCTACGGCTCAGATTAAAATGAGGTAAGAACAATCCAAAAGTATCGGTGGTGGTctcaaaacacaaaaaaaaccaaacaaacaaCAAAGTTGATCATTTTACCGAGTAGTACCGGCGTGGTCGTCATTCAGCTCTTCCAGGAAAGAAATGGACCATTGTGTAATAAAGATTTTACAGATCGCGCCCAAAAAGGTCATGCGGTTCCGACGGTCTtattaacatatttttaacaagATCTGTAAATAAGAAAACTTCTCGGAAACGTTAGTACCATTGTGTTGGTCTGCTGGTTGTTGGAGGAACCAACACAATTGCCTTCCGCCTTATAGAGTTGTCCAAGCAcactattaaaatttatggtttcTATATAAGACAGGCTAATGTTCTAAGTAAGAAAGATGATCGGTACTGTAacgtataattattttacgttATTACCACGCAGTTAAGCACAGCACATTATGTTAAGTGTTCACACCTGCCCCGCCCCTAACAGACTTATTGTTTAAGCCGGCTTAACCGAGCAAGCGATGTAGTTCATCGCTGGGTGTGAATGTTTAGCGCAGAGAGAACCTCGCCAAGGGGAGGACGAGGGAATTTGAAGCAAGACGTTGTTTGCGTTGTTATTGGTTGTTGGTGAGTTTGTCTGTTGACGTCTCATCGAAGTCTCTCCGTTCCAGGCTGATGTCGCCAAGCAGTTCCCCCGCAACCTCCCCCACGATGTCGAACTCGTCGTCGCCGACGCCGCCCGCCGTCAGTTACAACAAAATAACGGGAATCCCGTGCGTCGCCGCCGCCTCCAGGTACACGGCGCCCGTCCACATCGACGTCGGCGGCACGATCTACACGTCGTCGCTGGAGACGCTGACCAAGTGAGTGTCGAGGGGGGGCGGCGTGACCGCCCCGGGCTCCGTCCCCGGACGGACATCGCGCGCCATCTCCGGAATGCACATAAATCTCGGCAAAGCATGCTCTAAAACTGTTAAAGGTTAAATCATATAGCATTAAAGTGTTTACAATATCGGCCATCTGAATCGAGCCCCCCATAAATCAGGCCGATACCGGCTAGCACATGCCGCGCAgataaaagaataaaatattgtgTACATATAGCTCATAGCCAACAACTAAATAATTCAACATTCACCACTGTTAATATTGATGCTGATAAACGTGCAGGAAATATTGCGGCGAGTGTCGCCGTAATGGGCCATAAATTACGGtgggaaaataataaattttaaatgggcCGTGGCGGGAGCTTCATTAGAGCGGAAAAACTAATAAATTGATGGGCGCTTCATAATGACGGGGGTTCCCTTATCTCGTTCATTACGTCGAATTAGTGGGCTCGAGGGTGAGGCGGCCCACCCGACTGTTCTCACaacgttcttttttttttttatattatttggtcatttttcaagcaaattttttcaatgttttacaaaacagTTTCATCATTATTTTATCGTGATTccattttgaagtttttacgtgAGAACACCTTGTAAAGAATTGTGAAAAGTGAGGGGGCGtggtttcaatttaaatttcgcgccaGGCGTCGCGCGCCACGAGTGTTTGATTTGGGAACTAAGATTCATCATTGCAGACACTCGTACTTGCATTTCTATTTTAATTAGGTATTCCTTCCACAAGAATTAAGCATCTAGAACAGATGGCTTTGAAACAATGGGAAGTAATAAATGtaacaatttattaacaaGTGAATCATTCACTAGTACATGATATTGGTTAAAAATCTCAAAAGAAATTCTCACAAATCTCAATCGCTTTGGTCGAAcccattattataaataatgcaGGTTTTCAAGTAAAAAATCCACACAAAAACAACACTCGACTGTCGTtacttaaaattttcaatgtcacatctacagggtgtcgcaaaattaacgtgttccaagtcgggggccttgtagggaaaaatctcaggaatgtcgaaaaaataaaataaaaaatataggggagctctttacaaagatatatgggtctgaagattcaaacttttcatcatgttttcttcaaataaaaaatataaatggttgacattcattttgaaatatggtgaggatgattatgtaaaatattaaaatataaatgaaaagacatttcttgaaaaaacagctttatctcgaaaaaataaaaattttatttttccaatttgtgttcaaaagggaagtacaacacagctagaatattaatcgggtacttttgaacaaatattggcaactttgatatttttttccaaagtgacagcaattttttttaaacatttttacttggtcaacaggatgtcccctactaagccccgaactcggaatacgataattttaagacaccctgtataaattctCTGTTCTTGAATCTGCAAAAGTTATCTAATTCCTCTCAAATATCTGCGTCGAAATAAGTGATGGTCTGATGGGGCCAAGTCCGGCCGATACGAAGGACAGCTCGCCACGTCCAATCTAAATTCCTTAAATTGTTGCAGTGTTTCTGGTACTCGAAACAACTTCATATAATCTTCAACGAAACAGAACTCGTTTGTTTAACAAATATGAAGATTTTTCTCCAACTTTGCCCTAAACATCTTAGTAAACTTCTCTGCTCTGCTTCCCAAAGAAACAAAAAGCAGAGATCGAATTTTGAGCGAAGATTCGTGACGTTCAGATTTACTCAGTTTTGACATCTATCAATTAAAAGTTCTATCGTTGacgttttgattggtccaagAAACAATTGGAAAAGTCTTCAGAAACTGTGGAAGATTCGTTCGTTCAATGTTGACAAACTCGAATCTCATTTTTCCCTCCACGCAGCGTTAGTCAACATTTGCATGAAGCAAATCTGACTTTAACAGCTTCACAAGTCGTCGCTGTTGATGGAGTGGTGTGTCCGTCGTCTCAAAACCCCAATGGGACATAAACGTTTTATAGTTTTTCGATTAAACGGTGTTCGAGGGTCGATTACGTGAAATTCGGCGAACCTGCCACAATCTCGCACTTTCGCCTTTGTTGTTCGTTGGCGTGTTCGGCGAGCGCGAGTCATCGCTGCCCACACCGCCGGCCCAACATGGGCATTCCGTGTGATCACCTCGGGGGCCGAGTCAGTATATTCTTCAGCGATAAGGCCGCGTCTGCATTCGTTATCCGCCGCCTGTTGTATCCCTATTTGCACTCGGCGCACGTCTATGCCCACCGCAACCCGCCTGCACTTTTGTATTCTTTCCCTCCGAGCCAAATCCAAAACAATGGTGCAGTTTGTTacgataataatttcgttacgTTGCTGTACAAGCGCCGGTTTATTGTGCAGTCGGCTATTGTTTATAAGCACGGCACTCCATTCACCACGCCGCTCGCGGATCGCTCGCCGAGATCACGTCGTTTTGACGCCGCCAACTCGCGCATTTTTGCCAACCGACACCGGGACACTCGATATGCGCTTTTTGGACACATCGAGATGCAATGGTGTGGGACAACTCCGAAAAAAACCCACACAGATTAGGCGCTGCTCTGGGATTCGAACCTGGCACCTTCCGAACGCAAAACGGCGCGCTAAGCGCCTGGCTACGGTGTTCGGTCTCTGCTTGGAAGATAAGCTGGACCAGTTATCACCGCTGGGTGTGAGATAATTCCGTGGCCGAGAGCGGGTCGGGTCAGTTACGAGTTCGCAATTAGGCCAAATTGCCCCAAGAACAGTCCGATTAGAAGAGACGACCGAGAAAATCCTCTCACGTCGGATTCACGATTAAAAGACAAATGTGGCAAATACTGTTCTGGTATAAATTTACCAATAAACGCGACTAACAAGCGTCGCAAGTACTAGACTCGGCGTTGCGTTCGCTTTTCCATAAATCCCGACTATTAACCACTCGAGAAGCTGCCGTCCCGTGGCGTGCTTCGGAATTTATTGTCAACTCGTCCCATCATTCGGACGCACCAGGTGCGGTTTCTGCTTAACAAGATCGGTCTTAGCACCTGGTTCTTGTTTATTAATCATCAGCGCGCAATAATCCTCTGAGCATCAAACTTAATTCTCTTAGAACTTATCGAGGTGTCAGATGTAATGCCGAGAGATTATCTACGGCGGAGCAACGGACGCCTTTTACTGCTTCATCAGCAGTCAATATGATAATGGTGATGGTTTATTGACCCACACACGGGAAATACACCGCACGTATTGTAATGGAACGAGGAACaaacaatattaattaatgaagCGTTATTACCTACTGGTCAGACAAAATTGTTGATAATATCTAGTCCGGGGAACGCCCGAGATAATCCTTCTGAGGTGTTTATGCACCAgggattaatttaaaaatcggGGTGCCCGCGTGGCGTGGCGACGACTGACGACTTCCGAGTAAATCGTGTCAGACGAAAGCGATATTCGTCAGAGATGTAAAGCTCGTCGAGGTCTACAATAAAGCTCAACATGACACACCCCTAACGTTTGTAGATTTTAATGTATAACCATTTTTTGGTGACTGCATCTTGCAAATTCTTTGCCGTGTCATTTTTCCGATACCAACGAAGATGCGTCGAATAGTTTTACATATTCATGAACTGGACTTGAAAACGAACATTTTGACCTTGACGTTGTGTACCTGCGATGCCTGGTTTCGGAGATGCGAACGAATTGTATTCTTGTATTGTTAAATCTTGTTCCAGGTACCCGGAGTCGCGTTTGGCCAAGTTGTTCAACGGCAGCATCCCCATCGTGCTGGACTCCCTGAAGCAGCACTACTTCATCGACCGCGACGGCGGCATGTTCCGCCACATCTTGAACTTCATGCGGAACGCGCGTCTCCTCATCCCTGACAACTTCACCGACCTGGACCTGCTCCTGGAAGAGGCCCGGTACTTCGACATAGGACGTAAGTAGTCCCCGAGTCACTCCCGAAGGACAATCTTCATTCGAGCTTTGCAGCCATGGTCCGCCAGCTGGAGCAGCTGAAGAAGGACCGGATAAAGAACGGCGCGCTGGCTCCTTGCGGCAACTCGCTGAAGAGCGCCGGCTTCGGCCGCCCCCACGGCGCCTCCTCCGAGAACTCGCGCCAGCTGGGCCAGGACATGTACGAGTGCGTGGCGTTGCACGTCAGCCCGGACCTGGGGGAGCGCATCATGCTCTCCGGCGACCGCTCCCTGCTCGACGAGGTCTTCCCCGAGACCAACCAGGCGATGATGGACGCCCGCTCCGGCGTCGCCTGGAACCAGCAGGACGTCCACCACGTCATCCGCTTCCCGCTGAACGGCTACTGCAAGCTCAACTCGGTCCAGGTGATAACGAGGCTCCTGAACGCCGGGTTCAAGTTGGCGGCGAGCAACGGGGGCGGCGTCGAAGGCCAGCAGTTCTCCGAGTACCTGTTCATAAGGAAGATATTGCCCGGCTGACCGGACACGTTCCACCATCCCGACAATCAGCGTTCGTGACGCAacaattcattaatttatgttcTCGTTAGTTGTAATTTATCATCCTATTGTCAAGACATGCCTTACTTTAGTTTGGAGAATGATCTAATTGTTAATACGTTTGTTTGCTAGTGGTTAAGTTTAATActatgtaaataattatattaatattgtattttttcttgttcatGGGTTGAGCATTATTTCGCTGATCTCATTAGATCTACTCGGCTGTGATCCGTTTAAGAATACAGTGACGACTGGATGCTGCGGCAGCTGGCGGATCGACCATTATACTGTTGTAAAGTGTGCTACTTCACAATAAATATTAACTATTAGCACATCTCTTTCTTATCAACTGATACACCACAAACATCACACCtaaatcaaataattaaaGTCTTTTTGCATCTCTGCAAGTTATTCTACCCTGAAAACGACACTTTTCTCTGCAAAAGATCTCCGCGGGGCAAAAGTGAAGCTTCAAGGTCACGCGGCGACCATCTGCCATCGAGGCAAAGCAGTATTTGCTGATCgatatgtaataataacaaaaaaactcgTGAAAAAAACCAGGACACTTCTTTTCTATAAAGAAAGTCCGTTAAAAGCGGATTTCCATACAcagtattataaaaaatactagaaaaacaaaattggactcgtagattgattcagatgaatgttattttatttgccgATGTCGACTAcgatttttgaagtgaaaacttctttaagCGCGCCACATAGGTaggtacattttattcccgggcagtgaattagtttcatgcgacacggtaaaatcgttcgcagcacaagcTAAAATTGGAAAATCGTGGGCAGCACGACACGGTAAACTAAAATCAAAGGAGTCGAgttttttagcggagcgagcgaaaaacaatcaactgtacgtcacttgtcaatttaaaattttcattgtacctACTGTCGcgaacaataaattttggtcgtcaatgtcatttcaaaatttggttagattatCACAGATTTAAAAAGTTTCCCTGCCtaattatgcccatgtcaacaaagtgtcaaaaaaatgagaaaaaaaatgacaattaatgtcatacaacataaTGTATGATATgatatgatatttacgactgttttacaatggagcattttcgattgtgttaaagaatgaccttgacgaccaaaatttattgctcgcgactgtatgttgtgttgtgacctgactgacctcagtgcagagctgcaggagtcactgtatatatatacaggatatttcacgagtaataataagcctgacgtaatttaaaatgcaccccacactatatttccgaaaaaagctggctactgtcattaaaatgtccggcttttttgaaaatgtattgtgggttgaatttattattccgtcagtctcattatcactcgtgaaataccctgtatagttttatataatataaacgataaagacacgacaaatattgtaagtttacagatgaatgtagcatttaatacgtaattctccattatatggcttcaacaattcatctattggaaaaatttgtgtagcaaaatgtgaagaggaaaatggacaaatgatcataatacagggtattggtattgctgtgaaaacttgtgttgtgttcatcgtcatcatcgtcaagaaaataaaactgaaacatccaaacctaacctcacaaattttgccagagtgtacctctaaaagcggacgtatttgcagtttctatggtttctgttgaaaaatacagatttttgatgtttatttaaaaacagcattggatttaaataatattaattatttatgccttgctccttattcctccaagtaagtactatcatccataataatatattttttataaaataggtACAtgttacttaaaatcagtaacgagcatcatacgtagaagttttcacttctgtcgtgtgGTCTTAAggacacactctttttttttctttaagttTTTCTCAGTTTTCAGGCCTTACTTGAAggcaaaaatgcaaaatttatcgagtttttattttaggtTAGGATCAAGTGTTGCATCGAGAGGAGTTGGtagaaacaacatttttaaatgaccTGTGGAGGACGGTAATGACAGGTGTGACCCACTTGCGCGTGACCAGTAATAGCCGTCCGAGTTAATCTACGAGCTGATTTCTATTTTCACGGCCGCTCGTGGGTCTCATTTGCGTCTGTGACGAATGTTTTTGGTGATTAAATTTGGGGGGCGCCCCGGCGAAACTTTGCGCGTTTGCCGATCCGCGATAACCGCATTTCGTGAGCGGCGAAGCGTCGCTCGGGGATCGAATCCTTGTCCGGCGTCATCTGCGTAGCGGGCGGCCTCGGGGCGGGCCCCGGGGTATGCAAAACCTGGCGGAGTGTAAGGACAGGACAAGTTTCCCCGAGTGAGTTACCATGGTGACTGCGAACTCAATATCATCGACAAAGAACCAATTGGGGCCGGGAAGCCGGAGGCGTCGGCGGGCACGGCTGTGCGAGCGCCCGGGGCCCTCGGGCCGGGACACCTGGGGCGCTGGAGACGGGGGCCCCCGGGCGGCCAGACGATcgacgccgccgccgcccGGGGCCTCGACTCCCACTCGCGCTCGCTTCGGCTGGCTTGTTTGTACGATTCGTCGTCGTCCACTCATTACTGCGGCATTCTTATTCAGATCGGGGCCCCGGAGACGTGGCCGACGAATATAATCGCCGGAGCTGGCCCCAGGCGCTTCACGTTTCCGAGGCACTTCGTTAACGCCGGCCCCGGGGCTGCAGATGGGGGCGGTAGTTTTTCTCGGACGGAAGGGGAGACGCTGGGCCGGGGGCTGCGACCAATTTCGACCCGGTTAAAAATTCTCGCTTGACAAAATGGTGGCAAAGGCTTCAAATACGCAGATACCACGTGTACATAGCCAACTACGATGAAAAAAACTAAAACTTCTTCTTACATCCTAGCTGGCTGTGAAATTTGCCGCCTACAGTACATAACGTAACTATACTATCCTAAAGGTAAATCGATGTGGTtttttggttgcctaaaaacaaGGGGTTTTaagataatataatttaaagcAAAACAGTAGCAAGTAATTAATCAAATGTATCCTGTTTCGGAGAATACgccatttttttatgttgagGTGTAAACAAAATGTCTACCACTTACTACTGTAACTAATTTCCTCCACGAGA encodes:
- the twz gene encoding BTB/POZ domain-containing protein Tiwaz; this translates as MFPTAQIKMRLMSPSSSPATSPTMSNSSSPTPPAVSYNKITGIPCVAAASRYTAPVHIDVGGTIYTSSLETLTKYPESRLAKLFNGSIPIVLDSLKQHYFIDRDGGMFRHILNFMRNARLLIPDNFTDLDLLLEEARYFDIGPMVRQLEQLKKDRIKNGALAPCGNSLKSAGFGRPHGASSENSRQLGQDMYECVALHVSPDLGERIMLSGDRSLLDEVFPETNQAMMDARSGVAWNQQDVHHVIRFPLNGYCKLNSVQVITRLLNAGFKLAASNGGGVEGQQFSEYLFIRKILPG